The stretch of DNA tttcttttgtagaattgtccctctctctccctctctctctctctctctgtcgtggttatagtggctggttcagagtgacattcattcgtttcattatagaatggatgtttcagcGGTTGTcattcttcgcgttcaatgataccaaattcctagctgcagactagtaattagtatgaaagacttgttcttattatgtcggtatcgatagtctaagagtttaaccacgtggtatggttaaaagattcagcaatggtctacaacctttgtcctcctaatagagaaaaacatggtcgtataataataaggcagaacagttgaaactggagcagcagcatggtcagatggactggggacagcaaggggtcatcatgtcaggtagtcctggggcatggtcctaaaACATGGTCTGCAATCTTTAGCCATTTCggaattgaggtaagctcggtctgctgatcgaaaacccaagtgggggttttattcggaatggcagaaaagggctgtcccaggacgcATGAACCTAACTGGGCTCAGGTgcgtcctctgatttagttcaaatccaattcccttttttgagtttttcttcattaaacagtccaaaatcacattgtaaaattgtgtaaacagtatcctactcactcattcatcttatacaacaattagatatAAACCTCATATCtggggctattatataaacatcgttgcggtaatgtggccacaccgtctcccatgagcttccccaagttgtgacaaacggaccagttcgtagctggattcttcaccgatcttttatactttctctgGAACATGACATTTGTTCATActtcaagttctgtgaggtgaaaggatttcctttgtcctcTATGAAAATCTACtatctctatactgtgtgtccatgatgagatcctcaggaatttatgaagtctctctgaccacagcaacctagttgaaggaggaaaacgggaggcagggagagggggatggggcttgctataaccaaagaggccaacgtcatgacaataccaatgtgtacgcgaccaataaacttttattttatttgatttaacacTCCCAGTAGTTATTAGCCCCCTGCTTTTAATTCCTTGGGGGGAGTAAATGAAAGCACACATCATGAAGCAGGGTGAGACACAGAACTGGGCTCAGATTCTACCTTATGTCTATTTTCTGTAGTGTAAAAAGACAAAAACCTCAAAGGAAAGTGTAATATGTCAAATGTAGTCTAAAGTTATGGTAAAACCACTATTTTAGACAACAAGCTATGAGACATTCAGCAGACAAAGTTAAATTAAAGGCAAAGAGGTCATCGCCATCTTGATGGTCTCcgatagcagctagctagattTACAAACCAGATTAACATATTAAGAGGGCCAACTACCTATCTTTTTTTGTTGATAAGtttaatgaaataaaaacatgtgTCTTTGAATACTTTGTGTTTTGTGTAGACATTTTGCATCATTACATCatgatttaaataaataaacgACAAAGAACAAGAGAAAACACTCATAAACCCTGTGAGGATCATTTACGTAGGGAGTAAGGTCAGGTGTATAATTATGTCACATGGGTATCAACAGTTATTATAAATTGGACACTGCAAGTGTCCATGTCAGACATCAGATTTGGTAAGCCCTGATTTACTTCTATTCAGATCTGGAGTTACATTGCATGTCTTAATCGCTCATCTTATGCATCTTCTTGATGTGTTTTCTGAATATATTTTGAATCTGAATGTGATGGAATATGTTCTCTAATCTTTAGATGACAACATTGGATAACTTTAGTCCATTATACAAGACTCCATTGAAAGGCTTACTGTGAGGTGCAGCTTTTGTATTGACATGCCCCACTATGGGGCGAAAATAGATTGTTCTCTGGGCGATTGCTGAGTAACAGTCATTcatgattttttttattattcattAAATGTCTTTATATATTGAATTGAATATGTAGTGGGACATATAATGTGATCAATAATTTGGTATCGTGTAATATCAATAAGATAATGTGATGTTAAAACATACCGGTACGTTAGGAGAGATGGGTACATTAACCTATATGATACATATTGCACTGATGTCCTACTACTTTCCCATGTAAAACGTTTAGTCTCAACAAGAGaaatgtatgaaaatgtatgaagtTGTATGAACTTGTTATAATACAACCAATTGTTTTACTTAGTTTTTACCTAGTATTGTTAACCCAACTTGATTTCTTGAGTTGATATACTGTGTTTTAAAAACGCAAGGGAGCTAAGTAAAATCAAATTGAGATGACAAAACTTAACTTCTAGGTTTCACGATGAAACAGATAACATATTCATTTGGATTTAAACAAAGTATTCAATAATTATTACAATCTGTTACTTTCACAGGTTGCTGTCTCTACTAGACCATCATCATGTCAGTGAGGAATCACAGCTTTGTGACAGAGTTTGTCATCGTTGGTTTCCCTGGACTTCAGCCAGAGTTCTACGGTCTTGCCTCAgctgtattattgattgtttaTTGTTGCACATTAATAGGAAATTTTGCTGTTCTTATCTTGTTTGCAACTCCTAACATTCTCCATAAACCGATGTATATTATCATTTTGAATCTGGTTGTGTCTGACGTGCTATTCAGCACCACCACTTTACCAAAGATTATTGCCAGGTATTGGTTTCAGGCAGGGGCAGTTTCTTTCATTGGttgttttttgcaaatgtacttAGTTCACTATTTTGGATCCGTAACTAGCTTTCTCCTATTGATAATGGCTTTAGACAGATATGTAGCAATCTGTTTCCCACTCAGATACCCAATGATCATCAAAAACTCCACGATTCATATACTCAATGCCACTGCATGGATTGTTGCAAAAGCCTGCCCATTGATGATGGTAATTAGGGCCTATCCTCTTCCTTACTGTGACTCAAACACAATCTTGCAGTGCTTCTGTGATCATATTTCTATAACAAAGCTTGCATGCACTGATAGGGCCCCTTATAGTTTTCCTGCTTTTGTTACAGCAATGGTGGTATTACTGGGACCTCTAGTCTTTATTATATTCTCATATTGCTCTATTATTGTGGCAGTTCTTCAGATTGCGAGCCCCCAAGGCCGCCTCAAAACCCTTTCTACCTGCAGTAGTCAGCTGATCATCATTGCCCTGTATTATCTCCCCAGGTGTTTTATTTATCTGGCCAGTAATATCGGCATTAGAT from Oncorhynchus kisutch isolate 150728-3 linkage group LG15, Okis_V2, whole genome shotgun sequence encodes:
- the LOC109906119 gene encoding olfactory receptor 2AT4, whose product is MSVRNHSFVTEFVIVGFPGLQPEFYGLASAVLLIVYCCTLIGNFAVLILFATPNILHKPMYIIILNLVVSDVLFSTTTLPKIIARYWFQAGAVSFIGCFLQMYLVHYFGSVTSFLLLIMALDRYVAICFPLRYPMIIKNSTIHILNATAWIVAKACPLMMVIRAYPLPYCDSNTILQCFCDHISITKLACTDRAPYSFPAFVTAMVVLLGPLVFIIFSYCSIIVAVLQIASPQGRLKTLSTCSSQLIIIALYYLPRCFIYLASNIGIRFSTDLHIVIIMSYSLLPPMINPLIYCFKTKDMKQTLMKKFKKSTAP